From Acidovorax sp. FHTAMBA, one genomic window encodes:
- a CDS encoding hemerythrin domain-containing protein: MSSICLRTIREEHASLAAVLQSLHLMLNQGPGDEPAAFFDVMRAMLFYIDEFPERQHHPKESQWLFPKVAERSPQAAEAIAQLERDHEGGEAAVRELQHLLLGWELMGDARREAFAQALERYIRFYLEHMRLEETVVLPAAQESLQPGDWAAIDAAFASNTNPLAPGKPRDAAYDRLFTRIVMRAPSPIGLGSPP; encoded by the coding sequence ATGTCGTCCATCTGTCTGCGAACCATTCGTGAGGAGCATGCGTCGCTGGCGGCGGTGCTGCAGTCGTTGCACCTGATGCTGAACCAGGGCCCGGGCGACGAGCCCGCGGCGTTCTTTGACGTGATGCGGGCCATGCTGTTCTACATCGACGAGTTTCCAGAGCGCCAGCACCACCCCAAGGAGTCGCAGTGGCTGTTCCCCAAGGTGGCCGAGCGCTCACCCCAGGCGGCCGAGGCCATTGCCCAGCTGGAGCGCGACCACGAAGGCGGCGAGGCGGCGGTGCGTGAGCTGCAGCACCTGCTGCTGGGCTGGGAGCTGATGGGCGATGCGCGCCGCGAGGCGTTTGCCCAGGCGCTGGAGCGCTACATCCGCTTTTACCTGGAGCACATGCGCCTGGAAGAAACCGTGGTGCTGCCCGCCGCGCAGGAATCCCTGCAGCCGGGCGACTGGGCTGCCATCGACGCGGCCTTTGCCAGCAACACCAACCCGCTGGCCCCGGGCAAGCCGCGCGACGCGGCGTATGACCGGCTGTTCACGCGCATCGTGATGCGGGCGCCGAGCCCGATAGGCTTAGGTTCACCCCCCTGA
- a CDS encoding alkene reductase, which translates to MTSLFEPTRAGDLQLANRIAMAPLTRNRSPEAIPTDLVATYYAQRASAGLIISEATAISPQAQGYADVPGLYGTEQLDGWKKVTRAVHAAGGKIVVQLWHVGRVSHTDLQPGNAHPVAPSAIRAHTKTVLIKDGVPTFTDTSMPRALDAEEIPGIVQDYRHAARNAIASGFDGVEIHAANGYLIDQFLKTGANQRTDDYGGSIANRARLLLEVTRAIVEEIGGGRTGIRLSPVTPANDIVDADPQTLFDHVVRELAPLGLAYLHIIEGATGGPREVEGRPFDYAALKAAYRAAGGKGAWMVNNAYTRELADAALAHGADIVAFGRPFIANPDLVARLKANAPLNEVNRATLYGGGAEGYTDYPALGA; encoded by the coding sequence ATGACCTCTTTGTTTGAACCCACCCGCGCGGGCGACCTCCAGCTGGCCAACCGCATTGCCATGGCGCCGCTTACGCGCAACCGCTCGCCCGAGGCCATCCCCACCGACCTGGTGGCCACCTACTACGCACAGCGCGCCAGCGCCGGCCTCATCATTTCCGAGGCCACAGCCATCAGCCCGCAAGCCCAGGGCTATGCCGATGTGCCCGGCCTGTACGGCACCGAGCAGCTGGATGGCTGGAAGAAAGTGACCCGCGCCGTGCACGCTGCCGGCGGCAAGATCGTGGTGCAGCTGTGGCACGTGGGCCGCGTCTCGCACACCGACCTGCAGCCGGGCAACGCCCACCCCGTGGCCCCCTCGGCCATCCGCGCCCACACCAAGACCGTGCTGATCAAGGACGGCGTGCCCACCTTCACCGACACCTCCATGCCCCGCGCGCTCGATGCCGAGGAGATCCCCGGCATTGTGCAGGACTACCGCCACGCCGCGCGCAACGCGATTGCATCGGGCTTTGACGGCGTGGAAATCCACGCGGCCAACGGCTACCTGATCGACCAGTTCCTCAAGACTGGCGCCAACCAGCGCACCGACGACTACGGCGGCAGCATCGCCAACCGCGCCCGCCTGCTGCTGGAAGTGACCCGTGCCATCGTCGAGGAAATCGGCGGCGGCCGCACCGGCATCCGCCTGTCGCCCGTCACCCCCGCCAACGACATCGTGGACGCCGACCCGCAAACCCTGTTCGACCACGTGGTGCGTGAGCTGGCGCCGCTCGGCCTGGCTTACCTCCATATCATCGAAGGCGCCACCGGCGGCCCGCGCGAGGTGGAAGGCCGCCCGTTTGACTACGCCGCCCTCAAGGCCGCCTACCGCGCAGCCGGTGGCAAGGGTGCCTGGATGGTGAACAACGCCTACACCCGCGAACTGGCCGATGCCGCCCTGGCCCACGGCGCAGACATCGTGGCCTTTGGCCGCCCCTTCATCGCCAACCCCGACCTGGTGGCGCGCCTGAAGGCCAACGCCCCGCTCAACGAGGTGAACCGCGCCACGCTGTATGGCGGCGGGGCCGAGGGGTATACGGACTATCCGGCACTGGGTGCCTGA